In Camarhynchus parvulus chromosome 28, STF_HiC, whole genome shotgun sequence, the following proteins share a genomic window:
- the LINGO3 gene encoding leucine-rich repeat and immunoglobulin-like domain-containing nogo receptor-interacting protein 3, producing the protein MPHTMRWWLPLLALLLSPRAGACPARCECAPQLRSVLCHRRRLTAIPEGIPSETRVLELNKNRIRCLNPGDLAPYPLLEELDFSENIISNVEPGAFSNLFNLQTLRLRGNQLKLIPPGVFTKLSNLTLLDISENKLVILLDYMFQDLRNLKSLEVGDNDLVYISQRAFSGLLGLEQLTIEKCNLTSISAESLSYLQNLEVLRLRHLSISALEDQNFKKLYNLLQLEIDNWPLLEEVSPTSFQGLNLTSLSITYTNITAVPAAALRNLVYLRYLNLSYNPISTVLKGSFKDLIRLQELHIVGALLVSVEPQAFSGLRQIRLLNLSSNFLSTLEESTFHSVNTLETLRVDRNPLACDCRLLWILQRRKTLNFDGQQPMCSSPPEIQGNALRDFPDSVLFEYFTCQKPKIRDRKLQHVTAREGQSVSFLCRADGEPDPSIAWVSPQHRMITTRSTGRATVLPGGTLEIRFAQVQDSGTYICIASNAGGNDTYFATLTVKGRPADGAHHANRTLYLSDFNDTFHNNTQVFLKFTLDLKTILVSTAMGCITFLGVVLFCFLLLFVWSRGRGQHKNNFSVEYSFRKVDGPTTTTGQGGARKFNMKMI; encoded by the coding sequence ATGCCCCACACCATGAGATGGTGGCTCccgctgctggccctgctgctgtccccacggGCGGGCGCATGCCCCGCGCGCTGCGAGTGCGCCCCGCAGCTGCGCTCGGTGCTGTGCCACCGCCGCCGCCTCACCGCCATCCCTGAGGGCATCCCCAGCGAGACACGCGTGCTGGAGCTCAACAAGAACCGCATCCGCTGCCTCAACCCCGGCGACCTGGCCCCCTACccgctgctggaggagctggatttCAGCGAGAACATCATCTCCAATGTGGAGCCCGGCGCCTTCAGCAACCTGTTCAACCTGCAGACCCTGCGGCTGCGGGGGAACCAGCTCAAGCTCATCCCCCCGGGGGTCTTCACCAAGCTGAGCAACCTGACCCTGCTGGACATCAGCGAGAACAAGCTGGTCATCCTGCTTGACTACATGTTCCAGGACCTGCGCAACCTGAAGAGCCTGGAGGTGGGCGACAACGACCTGGTGTACATCTCCCAGCGCGCCTTCTCGGGgctgctgggcctggagcagctgaccATTGAGAAGTGTAACCTGACCTCCATCTCGGCCGAGTCGCTGTCCTACCTCCAGAACCTGGAGGTGCTGCGGCTCCGGCACCTCAGCATCTCTGCACTGGAGGACCAGAACTTCAAGAAGCTCTACaacctcctgcagctggagatcGACAACTGGCCACTGCTGGAGGAGGTGTCCCCCACCAGCTTCCAGGGCCTGAACCTCACCTCGCTCTCCATCACCTACACCAACATCACAGCCGTGCCCGCCGCTGCCTTGAGGAACTTGGTGTACCTGCGGTACCTCAACCTGTCCTACAACCCCATTAGCACTGTGCTGAAGGGCTCCTTCAAAGACCTCATCcggctccaggagctccatatCGTGGGCGCTCTGCTGGTGTCCGTGGAGCCACAGGCTTTCTCCGGCCTGAGACAGATCCGGCTGCTCAACCTCTCCAGCAACTTCCTGTCCACGCTGGAGGAGAGCACCTTCCACTCGGTCAACACGCTGGAGACGCTGCGGGTGGACAGGAACCCCCTGGCCTGCGACTGCCGGCTCCTCTGGATCCTGCAGCGGCGCAAGACGCTCAACTTCGATGGGCAGCAGCCCATGTGCTCCTCCCCACCCGAAATCCAGGGCAACGCCCTGCGTGACTTCCCGGACTCGGTGCTCTTCGAGTACTTCACCTGCCAGAAGCCCAAGATCCGGGATCGGAAGCTGCAGCACGTGACAGCGCGGGAGGGACAGTCCGTGTCCTTCCTGTGCCGCGCTGATGGGGAGCCCGACCCCTCCATCGCCTGGGTGTCCCCCCAGCACCGCATGATCACCACCCGCAGCACGGGCCGGGCCACGGTGCTGCCCGGGGGCACCCTGGAAATCCGTTTTGCCCAGGTGCAGGACAGTGGCACCTACATTTGCATTGCCAGCAATGCCGGTGGCAACGACACCTACTTCGCCACGCTGACGGTCAAGGGGCGCCCGGCCGACGGCGCCCACCACGCCAACCGGACTTTGTACCTCAGCGACTTCAACGACACCTTCCACAACAACACCCAGGTCTTCTTGAAGTTCACCTTGGACCTCAAGACCATCCTGGTTTCCACGGCCATGGGCTGCATCACCTTCCTGGGCGTGGTGctcttctgcttcctcctgctcttcgTCTGGAGCCGCGGCCGGGGGCAGCACAAGAACAACTTCTCCGTGGAATATTCCTTCCGCAAGGTGGATGgtcccaccaccaccaccgGCCAGGGAGGGGCCAGGAAGTTCAACATGAAGATGATCTGA